In the Rhizobium sp. CB3090 genome, one interval contains:
- a CDS encoding DUF559 domain-containing protein gives MPHSNIKPVTRQRVRKLRSEMTKAEAAMWDMLRDFRPRGARFRRETPVGPYIADFAWLSARIIIEVDGDSHETDAGKLHDLARDAFLKRQGFRILRFDNLDVLQAQDHVFLEIERHIEHLLEDI, from the coding sequence ATGCCACACAGCAACATCAAGCCAGTAACCCGACAACGCGTGCGAAAGCTTCGTTCGGAGATGACGAAGGCGGAGGCTGCCATGTGGGATATGTTGCGTGATTTTCGCCCTCGTGGTGCGCGTTTCCGCAGGGAAACGCCGGTCGGTCCCTACATCGCGGACTTTGCGTGGCTTTCTGCAAGGATCATCATAGAGGTGGACGGCGATAGTCATGAGACCGATGCGGGGAAACTACACGACCTCGCACGCGACGCATTCTTGAAACGGCAGGGCTTCCGCATATTGCGATTCGACAATCTTGATGTGCTGCAGGCGCAAGATCATGTGTTTCTGGAAATCGAAAGACATATTGAGCACTTGTTGGAGGATATTTGA
- the cysS gene encoding cysteine--tRNA ligase has protein sequence MGTEPHLKFYNTLTREKVDFKPIDRKNVRLYVCGPTVYDFAHIGNARPAIVFDVLFRLLRQIYGESHVTYVRNITDVDDKINTRALRDHPGLPLNEAIRLVTEKTETQYRQDVIALGCLEPTVQPRATENIAQMIEIIEKLIAKGHAYQAAGEVLFDTKSMVDYGQLSKRNLDEQQAGARVAVEEHKKSPGDFVLWKLSDENEPGWDSPWGRGRPGWHIECSAMSGRYLGDVFDIHGGGLDLIFPHHENEIAQSRCAHGTDVMANVWMHNGFLQVEGRKMSKSEGNFVTIYELLHTEKLGSRVWPGAVLRLAMLMTHYREPIDFSVKRLEEAERLLAKWPAADIGDAAPDAAIVAALADDLNTVAAIKALHALAQAANADPSILPTFAASAALLGLLPEKVEMDDAVVAEINRRVRARLELLKAKNFAEADKIREVLLAEGIQLKDGKDPVTGERTTTWEVKR, from the coding sequence ATGGGCACCGAGCCGCACCTGAAATTCTACAACACGCTGACGCGCGAAAAGGTCGACTTCAAGCCGATCGACCGCAAGAACGTCCGCCTGTATGTCTGCGGCCCGACGGTCTACGATTTCGCCCATATCGGCAACGCCCGCCCGGCCATCGTCTTCGACGTGCTCTTCCGGCTGCTGCGGCAGATCTATGGCGAAAGCCACGTCACCTATGTGCGCAACATCACCGACGTTGATGACAAGATCAATACGCGGGCATTGCGTGACCATCCCGGTTTGCCGCTCAACGAAGCGATCCGCCTGGTCACCGAGAAGACCGAGACGCAATATCGCCAAGACGTGATCGCCCTCGGCTGCCTTGAGCCGACGGTGCAGCCGCGGGCGACGGAAAACATCGCACAGATGATCGAGATCATCGAAAAGTTGATCGCCAAGGGCCATGCTTATCAGGCGGCTGGAGAAGTGCTGTTCGACACCAAATCCATGGTAGATTACGGCCAACTCTCCAAGCGCAACCTCGATGAGCAGCAGGCCGGCGCCCGCGTCGCGGTCGAAGAGCACAAGAAGAGCCCAGGCGATTTCGTGCTCTGGAAGCTGTCGGACGAGAACGAGCCCGGTTGGGATAGCCCCTGGGGCCGCGGCCGTCCGGGCTGGCATATCGAATGCTCCGCCATGAGCGGGCGCTATCTCGGCGACGTCTTCGACATTCACGGCGGCGGATTGGATCTGATTTTCCCGCACCACGAAAACGAGATCGCCCAATCGCGTTGCGCGCATGGCACCGATGTGATGGCGAATGTCTGGATGCATAACGGTTTCCTGCAGGTCGAAGGCCGCAAGATGTCGAAATCAGAAGGCAATTTCGTCACCATCTACGAACTGCTGCACACCGAAAAACTCGGCAGCCGCGTCTGGCCGGGCGCGGTGCTGCGGCTTGCCATGCTGATGACGCATTACCGCGAACCGATCGACTTTTCCGTGAAGAGGCTGGAAGAGGCTGAGCGGCTTCTGGCGAAATGGCCGGCGGCTGATATCGGCGATGCCGCGCCGGATGCCGCGATCGTGGCGGCGCTCGCCGACGATCTCAACACAGTCGCCGCGATCAAGGCATTGCATGCCCTGGCACAAGCTGCCAATGCCGATCCCAGCATCCTGCCGACTTTCGCCGCAAGCGCGGCACTTCTCGGCCTGTTGCCCGAGAAGGTGGAGATGGATGACGCCGTCGTCGCGGAAATCAACAGGCGGGTGCGGGCGCGGCTGGAACTGCTGAAGGCGAAGAACTTTGCCGAAGCGGACAAAATCCGCGAGGTGCTTTTGGCTGAGGGCATTCAGTTGAAGGACGGCAAGGACCCGGTAACCGGTGAGCGGACGACGACTTGGGAGGTCAAGCGGTGA
- a CDS encoding SDR family NAD(P)-dependent oxidoreductase: MSIDLKDKIALVTGASRGIGYFTALELAKAGAHVIACARTVGGLEELDDAIKAVGGSATLVPFDLADMAAIDALGGSMFERWGKLDILVANAGVLGVISPIGHVEAKVFEKVMTINVTATWRLIRSVEPLLMRADAGRAIILSSAAAHRCRPFWGPYSASKAAVEALARTWAGETQSTALRITSVDPGATRTAMRAQAMPGEDPETLPHPREVAQAILPLAGPDVTETGKLFIVRENKLVDYRMPE; this comes from the coding sequence ATGAGCATAGATCTCAAGGACAAAATCGCCCTGGTTACCGGCGCGTCGCGCGGTATTGGTTATTTCACCGCACTGGAACTCGCCAAGGCCGGCGCGCATGTGATTGCCTGCGCCCGCACGGTGGGCGGCCTTGAAGAGCTCGACGACGCCATCAAGGCTGTCGGCGGATCAGCGACGCTGGTGCCCTTCGATCTAGCGGACATGGCCGCGATCGATGCGCTCGGCGGGTCTATGTTCGAGCGCTGGGGCAAGCTCGATATCCTCGTCGCCAATGCCGGTGTGCTCGGCGTCATCTCGCCGATCGGCCACGTCGAAGCCAAGGTGTTCGAAAAGGTGATGACCATCAACGTTACCGCGACTTGGAGGCTGATCCGCTCGGTAGAGCCGCTGCTGATGCGCGCGGACGCGGGCCGCGCCATCATCCTTTCCTCGGCCGCAGCCCATCGCTGCCGGCCCTTCTGGGGTCCCTACTCGGCATCCAAGGCGGCTGTCGAGGCGCTTGCCCGCACTTGGGCCGGCGAAACCCAGAGTACGGCGCTGCGGATCACCAGCGTCGACCCAGGCGCCACCCGCACGGCAATGCGCGCACAGGCAATGCCCGGCGAAGATCCGGAGACGCTGCCGCATCCGCGCGAAGTGGCGCAAGCCATCCTCCCGCTTGCCGGCCCGGACGTGACCGAAACCGGCAAGCTCTTCATCGTGCGCGAGAACAAGCTCGTCGACTATCGGATGCCGGAATGA
- the purF gene encoding amidophosphoribosyltransferase: protein MNHSLSIEDDIDGDTLHEECGVFGILGHPDAATLTALGLHALQHRGQEAAGIVCFDGQRFHSERRMGLVGDHYTDPATLARLPGDRSIGHVRYSTTGETILRNVQPLFAELEVGGIAIAHNGNFTNGLTMRRQLIADGAICQSTSDTEVVLHLIARSKHPSSSDRFIDAIRQMEGGYSMLAMTRTKLIAARDPIGIRPLVMGELDGKPIFCSETCALDIIGAKYIRDVENGEVIICEIQSDGSITIDARKPDVSQPERLCLFEYVYFARPDSVVGGRNVYVARKNMGINLAKEAPVEADVVVPVPDGGTPAAIGYAQASGIPFELGIIRNHYVGRTFIEPTQQIRAFGVKLKHSANRAIIEGKRVVLVDDSIVRGTTSVKIVQMIRDAGAREVHIRVASPMIYHPDFYGIDTPDADKLLANQYSSLKAMCDFIGADSLEFLSIDGLYRAVGGAPRDNAQPQFTDHYFTGDYPTRLLDRESTSNVRKLSVLASNG from the coding sequence ATGAACCACTCCCTTTCCATCGAGGATGATATCGACGGTGATACGCTGCATGAGGAATGCGGTGTATTCGGCATTCTCGGCCATCCCGATGCTGCGACGCTGACGGCGCTCGGCTTGCATGCCTTGCAGCATCGCGGTCAGGAAGCGGCCGGCATCGTCTGCTTCGATGGCCAGCGCTTTCATTCGGAGCGGCGCATGGGTCTCGTCGGCGATCACTATACCGACCCTGCCACCCTGGCCCGGCTGCCCGGCGACCGTTCGATCGGCCATGTGCGTTATTCGACGACGGGCGAAACCATCCTGCGCAACGTCCAGCCGCTGTTTGCCGAGCTGGAAGTCGGTGGCATCGCCATCGCTCACAACGGCAATTTCACCAACGGCCTGACCATGCGCCGGCAGTTGATCGCCGATGGCGCCATCTGTCAGTCGACATCGGACACGGAAGTCGTTCTCCATCTCATCGCACGCTCCAAGCACCCCTCCTCTTCCGACCGCTTCATCGATGCGATCCGCCAGATGGAAGGCGGTTATTCGATGCTTGCCATGACGCGCACCAAGCTGATCGCAGCGCGCGATCCGATCGGCATCCGGCCGCTGGTGATGGGCGAACTCGACGGCAAGCCGATCTTCTGCTCCGAAACCTGTGCGCTCGACATTATCGGCGCCAAATACATTCGTGACGTTGAAAACGGCGAAGTCATCATCTGCGAGATCCAGTCGGACGGCTCGATCACCATCGATGCCCGCAAGCCCGACGTTTCCCAGCCTGAACGTCTCTGCCTGTTCGAATATGTCTATTTCGCCCGTCCCGATTCCGTGGTCGGTGGTCGTAACGTTTACGTTGCCCGCAAGAATATGGGCATCAATCTCGCCAAGGAAGCGCCCGTCGAGGCCGATGTCGTCGTGCCGGTGCCGGATGGCGGCACGCCGGCAGCGATCGGCTATGCCCAGGCAAGCGGCATCCCCTTCGAGCTCGGCATCATCCGCAATCACTATGTCGGCCGCACCTTCATTGAGCCGACGCAGCAGATCCGTGCCTTCGGCGTCAAGCTGAAGCACTCCGCCAACCGCGCCATCATCGAAGGTAAACGCGTCGTTCTGGTGGACGATTCCATCGTGCGCGGCACGACATCGGTCAAGATCGTGCAGATGATCCGCGATGCAGGCGCCCGCGAGGTGCATATCCGCGTCGCCAGCCCGATGATCTACCACCCGGATTTCTACGGCATCGACACGCCGGACGCTGACAAGCTGCTTGCCAATCAGTACAGCAGCCTGAAGGCGATGTGCGATTTCATCGGTGCCGATTCGCTGGAGTTCCTGTCGATCGACGGCCTCTACCGCGCCGTCGGCGGCGCACCGCGCGACAATGCGCAGCCACAGTTCACCGACCATTATTTCACCGGCGACTATCCGACACGCCTGCTCGACCGGGAAAGCACCAGCAATGTGCGCAAGCTTTCCGTGCTCGCCAGCAATGGCTGA
- a CDS encoding CvpA family protein, which produces MPITIFDGIVIGVILFSAVLAMVRGFSREILSIVSWGGSAVAAYYFYPLLVPYAMHYTADVRIATIASAAVIFLIALIIISFITIRIADFIIDSRIGALDRTLGFLFGAARGLLLMVVVVAFWNWLVAPPARPDWVNNAKSKPFLDSMVEKLKSALPENIQAMLPAEIINKIAPNQQQQQSQPQDGTTNDAAPSDDAPAPQTNN; this is translated from the coding sequence ATGCCCATTACGATTTTCGACGGTATTGTTATCGGCGTTATTTTGTTTTCCGCCGTTTTGGCCATGGTCCGCGGCTTTTCCCGCGAAATTCTCTCGATCGTCAGTTGGGGCGGCTCGGCTGTCGCAGCCTATTATTTTTATCCGCTGCTCGTGCCGTATGCGATGCACTATACGGCTGATGTCCGTATCGCGACCATCGCGTCGGCCGCAGTCATCTTTCTGATCGCGCTGATCATCATCTCCTTCATCACCATCAGGATCGCGGATTTCATCATCGATAGCCGCATCGGCGCGCTCGATCGTACACTCGGCTTTCTCTTCGGGGCCGCCCGTGGCCTGCTGCTGATGGTCGTCGTCGTGGCCTTCTGGAATTGGCTCGTTGCGCCGCCCGCACGCCCCGATTGGGTCAACAACGCCAAGTCGAAGCCTTTCCTCGATTCGATGGTCGAGAAGCTCAAATCCGCGCTTCCGGAAAACATTCAGGCGATGCTTCCGGCCGAGATCATCAACAAGATCGCACCGAACCAGCAGCAGCAACAATCGCAGCCGCAGGACGGCACAACGAACGACGCCGCGCCGTCCGATGACGCGCCCGCGCCGCAGACGAACAATTAA
- the radA gene encoding DNA repair protein RadA: protein MAKARTQFVCQNCGTVHNRWAGKCDGCGAWNTIVEEDPMGGIGGGPAKVPKKGRPVTLTSLSGEIEEAPRIHTGISELDRATGGGFVRGSAVLVGGDPGIGKSTLLMQAAAALSRRGHKIVYVSGEEAVAQVRLRAQRLNAANTDVMLAAETNVEDILATLAEGKRPDLVIIDSIQTLWSELAESAPGTVTQVRTGVQAMIRFAKQTGAAMVLVGHVTKDGQIAGPRVVEHMVDAVLYFEGDRGHHYRILRTVKNRFGPTDEIGVFEMSDGGLREVANPSELFLGERNSKSPGAAVFAGMEGTRPVLVEVQALVAPTSLGTPRRAVVGWDSARLSMILAVLEAHCGVRLGQHDVYLNIAGGYRISEPAADLAVASALVSSLAGLALPADCVYFGEVSLSGAVRPVAHTAQRLKEAEKLGFSAALLPTASSDLPKGNGGRWSEIDGLPDLVARIAGSKGALKRAEDED from the coding sequence ATGGCAAAAGCCCGTACACAATTCGTCTGCCAGAACTGCGGCACGGTTCATAACCGCTGGGCAGGCAAATGCGATGGCTGCGGCGCATGGAACACCATCGTCGAGGAAGACCCGATGGGCGGCATCGGGGGCGGCCCCGCCAAGGTGCCGAAGAAGGGACGTCCGGTGACGCTGACGTCGCTGTCGGGCGAGATCGAGGAAGCACCGCGCATCCACACCGGCATCTCCGAACTCGATCGGGCGACTGGCGGCGGCTTCGTGCGGGGCTCGGCAGTGCTGGTCGGCGGTGATCCCGGCATCGGCAAGTCGACGCTATTGATGCAGGCAGCCGCAGCCCTTTCCCGGCGCGGGCACAAGATCGTCTACGTCTCCGGCGAAGAGGCGGTGGCGCAGGTTCGGCTTCGCGCCCAGCGGCTGAACGCCGCCAATACGGACGTGATGCTCGCCGCCGAGACCAATGTCGAGGATATCCTGGCGACGCTCGCCGAAGGCAAGCGGCCGGACCTCGTCATCATCGATTCCATCCAGACGCTGTGGAGCGAGCTTGCCGAATCGGCGCCTGGGACGGTGACGCAGGTGCGGACCGGCGTGCAGGCGATGATCCGGTTTGCAAAGCAGACGGGTGCGGCAATGGTGCTGGTCGGCCACGTTACCAAGGACGGCCAGATCGCCGGCCCGCGCGTCGTCGAACATATGGTCGACGCCGTTCTCTACTTCGAAGGCGATCGCGGCCATCACTATCGCATCCTGCGCACGGTGAAGAATCGCTTCGGCCCGACCGATGAGATCGGCGTCTTCGAAATGTCCGACGGCGGCCTGCGTGAGGTAGCCAATCCATCCGAACTTTTCCTCGGCGAGCGCAATTCCAAGTCGCCGGGTGCGGCCGTCTTTGCCGGCATGGAAGGCACTCGGCCGGTGCTGGTGGAAGTGCAGGCGCTGGTTGCGCCGACGTCGCTCGGCACGCCGCGGCGCGCCGTCGTCGGCTGGGATTCGGCGAGGCTGTCGATGATTCTCGCAGTTCTGGAAGCGCATTGCGGCGTTCGCCTCGGTCAGCACGACGTTTATCTCAATATTGCCGGTGGCTATCGCATTTCTGAGCCGGCAGCAGACCTCGCGGTCGCCTCTGCACTGGTTTCATCCCTGGCTGGTCTTGCCCTTCCCGCAGATTGCGTCTATTTCGGCGAAGTCAGCCTGTCGGGCGCCGTCCGGCCGGTTGCGCACACCGCTCAGCGCCTCAAGGAAGCCGAGAAGCTGGGATTTTCTGCAGCGCTTCTCCCCACCGCCTCCTCCGACTTGCCGAAAGGCAATGGCGGACGCTGGAGCGAGATCGATGGCCTGCCGGATCTTGTGGCGCGCATAGCCGGATCGAAGGGCGCGCTCAAGCGCGCGGAAGACGAAGACTGA
- a CDS encoding LysE family translocator, which yields MFDYTLAHWIAFLSAAVLLNLSPGPDIAFILGHTIRSGRRSGFAALFGIWSGACLHVLMTAAGLSAILAASAIAFSTVKWAGAAYLIWLGIQALRSKGEGAWIKEAGKTLPWSRIYRQGILVSLLNPKVAVFFLAFLPQFVVEGSGPVWAQLLLHGSLIIVVAAFIEPPLILLGGRLAEVLRRNRNAGLWLDRGLGTLFVALGVRLAVSVR from the coding sequence ATGTTCGACTATACGCTTGCGCATTGGATCGCGTTTCTTTCGGCCGCCGTCCTGCTCAATCTGTCGCCGGGGCCGGACATCGCCTTCATTCTCGGCCACACGATCAGAAGCGGCAGACGCTCCGGTTTTGCCGCATTGTTCGGCATATGGAGCGGCGCTTGCCTGCATGTGCTGATGACCGCAGCCGGGCTATCGGCGATATTGGCCGCCTCGGCCATCGCGTTTTCGACGGTCAAATGGGCCGGCGCCGCCTATCTCATCTGGCTCGGAATACAGGCACTGCGCTCGAAGGGCGAAGGCGCCTGGATCAAGGAGGCCGGAAAGACATTGCCCTGGAGCCGCATCTACCGGCAAGGCATCCTGGTTTCGCTGCTCAACCCGAAAGTGGCCGTCTTCTTCCTTGCGTTCCTGCCGCAATTCGTCGTTGAAGGCTCAGGCCCGGTCTGGGCGCAGCTTTTGCTCCACGGCAGCCTCATCATTGTGGTTGCCGCCTTTATCGAGCCGCCGCTCATTCTTCTCGGAGGTCGCCTTGCCGAGGTATTGCGACGCAATCGAAACGCGGGCCTGTGGCTGGACCGGGGGCTCGGGACATTGTTCGTAGCGCTGGGTGTCCGCTTGGCGGTCAGCGTGCGTTGA
- the alr gene encoding alanine racemase translates to MTDFSLPFEDDDAFASAGLRLTVDLGALVENWLDMARRSGRARTGAAVKADAYGLGIEDVGEALYVAGARDFFVATAEEGVTLRLYAPDARIFVLCGIWPGTERLFFENDLVPVIASEEQLTFWMSVLADYGDYPCALQVDTGFNRLGLQAEDAIALANDVSRPASFAPVLVMSHLACGDEPANAMNRQQLEVFRNVSAAFEGIEASFANSAGIFLGSEYHFDLTRPGIAIYGGQAVNGRVNPMRPVATAEARIIQTRMVKAGETVSYGGALQLTRDSRLAIVSAGYADGYMRSQSSGGVPLRQTGIAGGQGFIAGHKVPVAGRITMDLTIFDVTDVPEKLVRAGDYIELFGKNILVDDAARAAGTIGYEMLTGLGLRHERRYIFEETDE, encoded by the coding sequence ATGACAGATTTTTCCCTCCCCTTCGAAGACGATGACGCCTTCGCTTCCGCCGGCCTTCGGCTGACGGTCGATTTGGGCGCCCTGGTCGAAAACTGGCTCGACATGGCCCGTCGCTCCGGCAGGGCGCGCACCGGAGCTGCAGTGAAAGCCGACGCTTACGGCCTGGGGATCGAAGATGTGGGCGAGGCGCTTTATGTCGCCGGCGCCCGCGATTTCTTCGTTGCCACGGCCGAAGAGGGTGTGACGCTTCGGCTCTATGCACCGGATGCCCGCATCTTCGTGCTCTGCGGCATCTGGCCGGGGACGGAGCGACTGTTCTTCGAAAACGATCTCGTGCCCGTCATCGCTTCCGAAGAGCAATTGACCTTCTGGATGTCGGTGCTGGCGGATTATGGCGACTACCCTTGCGCGCTGCAGGTCGATACCGGTTTCAACCGGCTGGGACTGCAGGCAGAGGATGCCATTGCGCTCGCCAACGATGTCTCGCGCCCGGCGAGTTTTGCGCCTGTCCTGGTGATGAGCCATCTTGCCTGCGGCGATGAGCCGGCCAATGCAATGAACAGGCAGCAGCTCGAGGTGTTCCGCAACGTTAGCGCTGCCTTCGAAGGCATCGAGGCGAGCTTCGCCAACTCCGCCGGCATCTTCCTTGGCTCTGAATATCATTTCGACCTTACGCGCCCGGGCATTGCCATCTATGGCGGTCAAGCGGTGAACGGAAGGGTGAATCCGATGCGGCCGGTCGCAACGGCCGAGGCCCGCATCATCCAGACCCGCATGGTCAAGGCCGGCGAGACAGTCAGTTACGGCGGGGCGCTACAGCTCACTCGCGACAGCCGGCTTGCCATCGTCTCCGCCGGCTATGCCGACGGTTACATGCGCAGCCAGTCGAGCGGAGGCGTGCCGCTGCGTCAGACCGGAATTGCCGGCGGCCAGGGCTTCATCGCCGGTCATAAAGTGCCCGTGGCCGGTCGCATCACCATGGATCTGACGATCTTCGACGTGACCGACGTTCCCGAAAAACTGGTCCGCGCCGGCGACTATATCGAGCTCTTCGGCAAGAATATTCTTGTCGACGACGCTGCCCGCGCCGCCGGGACGATCGGCTACGAGATGCTGACCGGCCTGGGCCTCAGACATGAGCGCCGGTATATTTTTGAAGAGACCGACGAGTAA
- a CDS encoding AraC family transcriptional regulator, whose product MPLAKVESTRFWRDGRFRDMECLSANFVTHEYAPHAHDTFSIGAIESGSQIATLRGRREETGPGDLYLINPGVVHDGVPGGEGYRYRMIYPDTKLFADILEDVTGKAFNATPSFASSLSRDPQLASAFHNAHRTLESAAGALESDEGMFSVLAALFARYGSTIVLPVDTKERSAVARARDYLVENFDSDVGLEELAKVAGLSRAHLIRAFRREYHITPHAFLTDRRVIVARRLLREGRMPADVAMECGFADQAHFTRHFKSRTGVTPGQFRVG is encoded by the coding sequence ATGCCGCTTGCCAAGGTGGAATCCACCCGCTTCTGGCGAGACGGCCGCTTTCGCGATATGGAATGCCTGAGCGCGAACTTCGTGACGCATGAATATGCGCCGCATGCGCATGACACGTTCAGCATCGGGGCGATCGAAAGCGGCAGCCAGATCGCGACACTGCGCGGCAGGCGGGAAGAAACCGGACCGGGCGATCTCTATCTGATCAATCCTGGCGTGGTGCATGACGGCGTTCCGGGCGGCGAAGGTTATCGCTATCGTATGATCTACCCGGACACGAAGCTCTTCGCCGACATTCTGGAAGATGTCACGGGCAAGGCTTTTAACGCGACGCCATCCTTCGCCAGTTCGCTGTCGCGCGATCCGCAGCTTGCCAGCGCCTTCCACAACGCGCACCGCACACTCGAGAGCGCCGCCGGCGCGCTGGAATCCGATGAGGGAATGTTCTCGGTGCTGGCGGCGCTCTTTGCGCGCTATGGCAGCACGATCGTCCTTCCCGTCGATACCAAGGAGCGTAGCGCCGTCGCACGCGCCCGCGATTACCTCGTTGAGAATTTCGACAGTGATGTCGGATTGGAGGAGTTGGCCAAGGTCGCTGGGCTTAGCCGCGCCCACCTGATCCGGGCTTTCCGCAGGGAGTATCACATTACACCCCATGCCTTTCTGACTGACCGGCGCGTGATCGTTGCCCGCCGCTTGCTCAGGGAAGGCCGCATGCCGGCCGACGTGGCCATGGAATGCGGTTTCGCCGATCAGGCGCATTTCACTCGCCACTTCAAATCGCGCACCGGCGTCACCCCGGGGCAGTTCCGCGTCGGCTAA
- a CDS encoding AzlC family ABC transporter permease, whose translation MLQQSRPAGEFKAGMRAIFPLIVAVLPIGLVFGAVSATKGLSPLETTLMSALVFAGGSQFVAMDIWTHPASWIGAGFAALLVNVRHLLMSASIGTKMQSFPGIKRYIAMLFLADEIWAMAEFRAGATWLTPAWYAGVVTPFYLTWVGSSLAGALLGAFLGDPAVIGLDFAFPAVFIVLVMGFWKGPETGAVLAASGIAAVAVHQFVPGVWHIAAGALAGLVMAFWKGRAWEQAA comes from the coding sequence ATGTTGCAGCAAAGTCGGCCGGCCGGCGAATTCAAAGCCGGAATGCGTGCCATTTTTCCGCTGATCGTCGCCGTCCTGCCGATCGGCCTCGTTTTCGGCGCGGTTTCGGCGACCAAGGGGCTTTCGCCGCTGGAGACCACGCTGATGAGCGCGCTCGTCTTTGCTGGTGGCTCGCAATTTGTGGCGATGGATATCTGGACACATCCCGCAAGCTGGATTGGCGCCGGCTTCGCGGCCCTGCTCGTCAATGTCAGGCACTTGCTGATGAGCGCTTCGATCGGCACGAAGATGCAATCTTTCCCCGGCATCAAACGCTACATCGCCATGCTCTTTCTCGCCGATGAGATTTGGGCCATGGCGGAATTTCGCGCGGGCGCGACGTGGCTTACACCCGCTTGGTATGCAGGCGTCGTCACGCCCTTTTACTTGACCTGGGTCGGCTCGTCGCTTGCGGGTGCTTTGCTTGGCGCCTTTCTCGGCGATCCCGCCGTCATCGGTCTCGACTTCGCCTTTCCGGCCGTCTTCATCGTGCTGGTCATGGGCTTCTGGAAAGGACCGGAAACCGGCGCGGTCCTTGCCGCAAGCGGAATTGCAGCCGTTGCGGTCCATCAGTTCGTGCCCGGTGTCTGGCATATTGCAGCCGGCGCATTGGCGGGGTTGGTAATGGCTTTCTGGAAGGGCCGAGCGTGGGAGCAGGCGGCATGA
- a CDS encoding AzlD domain-containing protein, whose protein sequence is MTLDLNTLLAILAMAAATIFTRVGGLVLIRYVEIDERRRTAIEAIPPAVLMAVIAPTAFATGWAETLACAATAIASRRLPMLASVVVGVATVALLRAAGL, encoded by the coding sequence ATGACGCTCGATCTCAACACTCTGCTCGCCATCCTCGCCATGGCTGCCGCAACGATCTTCACCCGCGTCGGCGGTCTTGTCTTGATTCGCTATGTGGAGATTGACGAGCGCCGGCGAACCGCAATCGAAGCCATTCCACCGGCCGTTCTGATGGCCGTGATTGCCCCGACAGCCTTTGCTACCGGCTGGGCTGAGACGCTGGCCTGTGCGGCCACCGCAATCGCCTCCCGCCGCTTGCCGATGCTGGCAAGCGTTGTTGTCGGCGTTGCGACGGTGGCTTTGCTGCGGGCTGCGGGCCTCTGA